Proteins encoded within one genomic window of Panicum virgatum strain AP13 chromosome 1N, P.virgatum_v5, whole genome shotgun sequence:
- the LOC120655625 gene encoding uncharacterized protein LOC120655625 isoform X4, whose protein sequence is MHLPTQHKQRVPCWMQTNPPRVHQSSSPSVLDAAAGHCHCISFVRLHPVINNSHTGVVDRCSHCRCAPHAFNSSNLHRIHLIWLFLTEPASAGSNQPKKAQPNGLDHLLYLLHSVPDGRGTVPNAAAAVQHEYTTQSYPLAHGQVALVTIPNGLGVLFAVAQLVLYAIYYKSTQQIIEARKRKAGQVALTEVVVDAPATARGTGPNAPATSTGGY, encoded by the exons ATGCATCTACCTACACAACACAAGCAGCGTGTGCCGTGTTGGATGCAGACGAATCCACCACGAGTCCATCAATCATCATCCCCGTCCGTCCTGGACGCAGCGGCCGGGCACTGCCACTGCATCTCTTTCGTCCGGCTCCATCCGGTTATCAACAACAGTCACACGGGTGTGGTCGATCGATGCTCCCACTGCCGGTGCGCGCCGCACGCCTTCAATTCAAGCaacttgcatcgcattcatctAATCTGGCTTTTTTTGACGGAACCAGCCAGCGCTGGCTCCAACCAGCCAAAAAAAGCGCAGCCGAACGGGCTTGATCATCTGCTCTATCTTCTCCATTCAGTACCTGACGGCCGCGGCACAGTGCCCAACGCTGCAGCCGCAGTACAACACGAGTACACGACACAGTCTTATCCTCTAGCACACGGCCAAGTCGCACTTGTAACT ATCCCCAACGGGCTGGGCGTGCTCTTCGCGGTGGCGCAGCTGGTCCTCTACGCCATCTACTACAAGTCCACGCAGCAGATCATCGAGGCGCGCAAGCGCAAGGCCGGCCAGGTCGCCCTGACCGAGGTCGTCGTCGACGCGCCCGCCACCGCCAGGGGCACCGgccccaacgcccccgccaccAGCACCGGCGGCTACTGA